DNA from Saccharomyces cerevisiae S288C chromosome V, complete sequence:
TGATCTTTCCTTTATCGTTTATTTAGTTTCCTATTGTAACTTGGAACTGTATTATATAATAGTGCACAGCACTGAAGTTGTAACTACTGTACGTCATGCTTTTCAGAAACATAGAAGTGGGCAGGCAGGCAGCTAAGCTATTAACGAGAACCTCGAGTCGTTTGGCCTGGCAAAGTATTGGGGCCTCAAGGAATATTTCTACCATCAGACAACAAATCAGAAAGACTCAACTATATAATTTTAAGAAAACTGTGAGCATCCGTCCATTTTCTCTCTCCTCCCCTGTTTTTAAACCACATGTTGCTTCAGAATCAAACCCTATAGAATCACGTTTGAAGACCTCGAAGAATGTTGCTTACTGGTTAATAGGTACATCCGGTTTGGTATTTGGTATTGTTGTTCTTGGTGGGTTGACTAGACTAACAGAATCGGGGCTGAGTATTACCGAATGGAAACCTGTCACAGGTACTTTGCCCCCTATGAACCAGAAGGAATGGGAAGAAGAATTTATCAAGTATAAGGAATCACCAGAATTTAAATTGTTGAATTCTCACATTGATTTAGACGAGTTCaagtttatattttttatggAGTGGATTCATAGATTGTGGGGTCGTGCTATCGGCGCTGTTTTTATATTACCTGCAGTTTATTTCGCTGTATCTAAAAAAACTTCAGGCCATGTCAATAAGAGGTTGTTTGGTCTCGCAGGTTTATTAGGATTACAAGGATTTGTTGGTTGGTGGATGGTGAAGTCTGGTCTTGATCAAGAGCAACTAGACgcaagaaaatcaaagcCTACCGTTTCTCAATATAGACTTACTACGCATTTGGGTACCGCCTTCTTTTTATACATGGGTATGCTCTGGACTGGTTTGGAAATATTGAGAGAATGTAAATGGATTAAGAACCCTGTTCAAGCCATTAGtctcttcaaaaaattagataatCCCGCAATTGGCCCAATGAGAAAGATTTCTTTAGCTTTGTTAGCGGTGTCTTTCCTTACCGCTATGAGTGGCGGTATGGTTGCCGGTTTGGATGCTGGTTGGGTCTATAACACCTGGCCAAAAATGGGTGAACGATGGTTCCCTAGTTCTCGTGAATTAATGGACGAAAACTTCTGTAGAAGAGAGGACAAGAAAGATCTGTGGTGGAGGAATTTGCTAGAAAACCCGGTTACAGTTCAGTTGGTCCATAGGACATGTGCGTACGTTGCGTTTACATCAGTACTAGCTGCTCATATGTACGCTATCAAAAAGAAGGCCGTAATTCCAAGGAACGCGATGACCTCTTTGCATGTTATGATGGGCGTCGTTACTTTACAAGCAACACTTGGTATTTTAACTATATTGTACCTAGTCCCAATATCGTTAGCTTCTATCCATCAAGCTGGTGCTTTGGCGTTGCTAACAAGTTCTTTGGTGTTTGCCTCTCAATTAAGGAAGCCAAGAGCTCCGATGAGAAACGTAATCATTACCTTGCCACATTCAAGCAAAGTAACTAGCGGTAAAATTTTAAGTGAAGCGTCGAAGTTAGCCTCGAAACCATTATAATGGATAAAGGTATTCTTATGAGAATTGACAGTATACTCGCTTTTCCGCTTTGTCGCTCCAATGGTTGGATTGTATGTGTGAggctttttcttattatatGTTGGTATCCCTACGAGAAGCTGTAAATATGAATTTCTTTAGTAGGCATCACACACAACAATAGGgtgtatttatttttatttttttttttcttatataaATGTCAGTAATACATGATATCTTTAAGTTAGGATTTCACgaaattttcttctgcCTTCATCATGGCATCTGTATTTGTGCTCGCGAGCCTCCAAAGTATGAACATAAACACAGACCTATACGGAGAAAATGTTTCAGAGCATTTTTCCATTATGTCGTCGTCATATATTTTCCAGTTGTATTTCTTATGCTTAATCTTACTCTTTTTAACTACTTTTCTTTCACGCattaattctttttccaattctgGCTTATCTGAAAggtattttgaaaaacccCTAGCAATACCTAGATCTTCAGGAGCAAATACAtccattcttttcaatCCGGAGATCAAGAACATTTTGGCACTCCATGGGCCTATACCTTTTACATTCGTAACTAAACTTTCAATCACTTCCTCAtcattatctttttgaCCGAAGAGCTTTTCGATATCCTTATATTTTTCAGTAAAATAGACAGCAAGAGACTCTAGATAtatcattttccttttactCAATCCACATTTTGCGATTTCTGCACATTTTGCTGGGTCTTTGAAGTCTTCGAAAAGGATTTTGTAATCAGGAAATGCACCGCCATAAAGACTGACAACCCTTGCCTTGATGCTTTCAGCTGCTTGGCCACTGATCTGTTGAGACAAAATTGTGCTTGCAAGCCTAATAAAATAATCTTCGAGTGTATTAGGGACTTGAGTCTCCTTCAAGTACAACGTAAATTCATTATTCTTAAGTATGGGAAAAAGTGATGGATCTTTCTCTAAAATGTGTTCGCAAGCCATATTGAACTTTTCTTCATGTCTAGCAATATATTTCTCAGGAAGAGCAACCTCTAGAGGTCGAGACCCTAATTCTTTTGCTATTTCCTTAACAGCGTCTGCTTTTATTAACTCATCATACTCCCTTTTTAGTTTCATTGAGACCAATCCCTCTCTAGCTTCTCTTGATTCTCagtaaaaaattaaaaaggaaaagtacCACTTCCATCGTCATATCAGAGGGCAGTGGCCAATTCTCATTGATTCATAGATAACTTAAACTTTATGTAAGAATTCCCGTCGCCACCCCGCCCTGTAAATTCATCGCCACCgaaaagataataatacCAAAATGATATATAAAGTAGGTCGAATAAGAAAGTATACTTAACGTAGTTAACAAAGTACATACCAAACATAACAGCAAAAATATACGTAAAGATGGATTTAACAATTTCAAACGAACTTACTGGCGAGATATACGGCCCAATTGAAGTCAGTGAAGATATGGCTTTAACTGATCTAATAGCATTACTGCAGGCCGATTGCGGGTTTgacaaaacaaaacacGACTTATATTACAATATGGACATTCTAGACTCAAACAGAACTCAGTCTTTAAAAGAACTAGGGCTCAAAACCGATGACTTATTATTGATTAGGGGTAAGATTTCCAATTCCATTCAAACAGATGCTGCTACTTTGTCCGACGAAGCGTTCATAGAGCAATTTAGACAAGAGCTACTTAATAATCAAATGCTTAGATCACAACTCATTTTGCAAATCCCTGGATTGAATGATTTAGTAAATGACCCACTGTTGTTTAGGGAAAGATTGGGCCCGCTCATATTACAAAGACGTTATGGTGGCTATAACACCGCCATGAATCCTTTTGGCATCCCCCAAGATGAATATACTAGACTAATGGCCA
Protein-coding regions in this window:
- the COX15 gene encoding Cox15p (Heme a synthase; required for the hydroxylation of heme O to form heme A, an essential prosthetic group for cytochrome c oxidase; oligomerization is required for function) — encoded protein: MLFRNIEVGRQAAKLLTRTSSRLAWQSIGASRNISTIRQQIRKTQLYNFKKTVSIRPFSLSSPVFKPHVASESNPIESRLKTSKNVAYWLIGTSGLVFGIVVLGGLTRLTESGLSITEWKPVTGTLPPMNQKEWEEEFIKYKESPEFKLLNSHIDLDEFKFIFFMEWIHRLWGRAIGAVFILPAVYFAVSKKTSGHVNKRLFGLAGLLGLQGFVGWWMVKSGLDQEQLDARKSKPTVSQYRLTTHLGTAFFLYMGMLWTGLEILRECKWIKNPVQAISLFKKLDNPAIGPMRKISLALLAVSFLTAMSGGMVAGLDAGWVYNTWPKMGERWFPSSRELMDENFCRREDKKDLWWRNLLENPVTVQLVHRTCAYVAFTSVLAAHMYAIKKKAVIPRNAMTSLHVMMGVVTLQATLGILTILYLVPISLASIHQAGALALLTSSLVFASQLRKPRAPMRNVIITLPHSSKVTSGKILSEASKLASKPL
- the MAG1 gene encoding DNA-3-methyladenine glycosylase II (3-methyl-adenine DNA glycosylase; initiates base excision repair (BER) by removing damaged bases to create abasic sites that are subsequently repaired; expansion of BER repair removes alkylated bases resulting from alkylating agent-induced DNA damage, compensating for the lack of DNA repair by oxidative dealkylation; protein abundance increases in response to DNA replication stress), with product MKLKREYDELIKADAVKEIAKELGSRPLEVALPEKYIARHEEKFNMACEHILEKDPSLFPILKNNEFTLYLKETQVPNTLEDYFIRLASTILSQQISGQAAESIKARVVSLYGGAFPDYKILFEDFKDPAKCAEIAKCGLSKRKMIYLESLAVYFTEKYKDIEKLFGQKDNDEEVIESLVTNVKGIGPWSAKMFLISGLKRMDVFAPEDLGIARGFSKYLSDKPELEKELMRERKVVKKSKIKHKKYNWKIYDDDIMEKCSETFSPYRSVFMFILWRLASTNTDAMMKAEENFVKS